A genomic stretch from Lathyrus oleraceus cultivar Zhongwan6 chromosome 2, CAAS_Psat_ZW6_1.0, whole genome shotgun sequence includes:
- the LOC127119922 gene encoding WAT1-related protein At3g02690, chloroplastic isoform X2 → MVAMKEVLPKYSPFFVSSFRLIPAGFLLVAFAASRGRPFPSGFNAWLSISLFALIDAACFQGFLAEGLEKTSAGLGSVIIDSQPLTVVVLAALLFGESIGIIGAAGLVLGVVGLVLLELPALSFDGSDFSLWGSGELWMLLAAQSMAVGTVMVRWVSKYSDPIMATGWNIYFSRCVNNKFVY, encoded by the exons ATGGTGGCGATGAAAGAAGTGCTTCCTAAATACAGTCCTTTCTTCGTTTCGTCTTTTCGTCTCATTCCAGCTGGGTTCCTTCTCGTTGCTTTTGCTGCTTCCAGAGGAAGGCCTTTTCCCTCTGGCTTTAATGCTTGGCTTTCCATTTCGCTCTTTGCTCTCATAGATGCTGCCTGCTTTCAG GGATTTCTCGCAGAAGGGTTGGAGAAGACTTCAGCTGGTTTGGGCAGT GTTATTATTGATTCACAACCTTTGACAGTGGTTGTACTTGCAGCTTTGTTGTTTGGTGAGTCCATTGGAATTATTGGAGCTGCTGGGCTTGTACTTGGTGTCGTAGGACTTGTGTTACTGGAG TTACCTGCCTTATCATTTGATGGGAGCGACTTCTCACTGTGGGGAAGTGGGGAGTTGTGGATGCTTCTTGCAGCTCAGAGCATGGCAGTTGGCACTGTTATGGTTCGTTGGGTATCCAAGTACTCTGATCCTATCATGGCAACTGGATGG AATATTTATTTCAGCAGATGTGTTAACAATAAGTTTGTATACTGA
- the LOC127119922 gene encoding WAT1-related protein At3g02690, chloroplastic isoform X1 — MVAMKEVLPKYSPFFVSSFRLIPAGFLLVAFAASRGRPFPSGFNAWLSISLFALIDAACFQGFLAEGLEKTSAGLGSVIIDSQPLTVVVLAALLFGESIGIIGAAGLVLGVVGLVLLELPALSFDGSDFSLWGSGELWMLLAAQSMAVGTVMVRWVSKYSDPIMATGWVRFKSHFNSILLTILCYET, encoded by the exons ATGGTGGCGATGAAAGAAGTGCTTCCTAAATACAGTCCTTTCTTCGTTTCGTCTTTTCGTCTCATTCCAGCTGGGTTCCTTCTCGTTGCTTTTGCTGCTTCCAGAGGAAGGCCTTTTCCCTCTGGCTTTAATGCTTGGCTTTCCATTTCGCTCTTTGCTCTCATAGATGCTGCCTGCTTTCAG GGATTTCTCGCAGAAGGGTTGGAGAAGACTTCAGCTGGTTTGGGCAGT GTTATTATTGATTCACAACCTTTGACAGTGGTTGTACTTGCAGCTTTGTTGTTTGGTGAGTCCATTGGAATTATTGGAGCTGCTGGGCTTGTACTTGGTGTCGTAGGACTTGTGTTACTGGAG TTACCTGCCTTATCATTTGATGGGAGCGACTTCTCACTGTGGGGAAGTGGGGAGTTGTGGATGCTTCTTGCAGCTCAGAGCATGGCAGTTGGCACTGTTATGGTTCGTTGGGTATCCAAGTACTCTGATCCTATCATGGCAACTGGATGGGTGCGCTTCAAATCTCATTTTAACTCGATTTTGTTGACAATTTTATGTTATGAAACTTAA